A segment of the Denticeps clupeoides chromosome 2, fDenClu1.1, whole genome shotgun sequence genome:
AGGATCTAACCAATCAGCACCAAGGACAGCCAAAGTtcctcataaaaaaacaacatacacATACTATACATTAACCTGGTCCAAAATCTTTCATTTtaacaaaagttaacaaaatgggaaaaatgAAACTCAAAAGTAATGGTATACTGTACACAACTGAAGTTCAAAGGTCAATTGTACCACATCCATAATAGTCATCGCTATCCTACATGCGTAAACATTTCAACAGCACACACAACTGAATGGGAATGAAAGacattatgaacatttttagttaaaaaaatacaattacatgAAAGTAAATGTCAGTAATCACAAAAATATGCTTTCATTATTCAGTATAAATCCAGATGTCACACAACTTCAAACTGCCAGAGCCGAAGATTTTTACCCTCATTTTGCAGaatgcaaatatgaaataaacGCTTTACATATGTCTCCAAATTTAGTTGGACTTCAAATGCATACTGATCTTGAAAAGAACGACAAGCTTAATATCACTGGGGGAACAAGAAGTACCCACATTACTATAGAGTGTACACATTAGAGAGTATGTGCTTATTTGATTTCGTTTTGTAGTGTGTGATGCCAGCCTTACCTTGTGCCCAGGGGATTCTGAAATGCTGCCAAAGCTGGATCGGCTCATTTGCGCAAGTGACGTCCCGTAACGCAGTGCCTCGTATACCGGGTCTATATCCAGCTTGTCCTGATCTGTTAAcccacgaacacacacacacaaaaaccacacccttttctgtgtgtttctttgaaGTTTCCTGTGTCCTGTGTTCACTAACTGTCCTGCGTTCACTAACTCTGACACTGGAGCGTGTGTGTTCCTTTGCGTGTGATCAGGAGAACACTGCATGAGTTTAGTCATGCACTGTTTATTTTCCATCTTGAGGTGTATCTGCGCCTGGTGGGGCTGCAATAGAGGAGGATGCATcctccaaaacacacacccatgaGGCATCAGAGATGTAGAGAGGTTGAAAATAATTGATTTCAAAATGAATCCATCTAGAAAActtttaaattgtgtttatgTTTCCATCAGTTAATATGTGCTTTTCACATATTAATTTTAATCGTaattcaaatgtgaaaaaaatggaaGGTTCACACTGCTAGGTATCTATGTGCAGACAGAGTGCCAGTGGCATGATGGCAACTATGGATCGGCCCTATTATCTTCCCGTAAAGAAAATGAGGGACGGAGGGAGTGACGAATGACAGGTGGAAGAACGCAGGTTTGGGGACGCTCACCTCTCGAGGGCGAAGCTTCCTTGACGACCCCGAGCAGGTCGTTAGTGAGCAGCGGAGAGCTGAAGTTCCGTTTGAAGGCTCCAGTCTGCCGGgtggagggagagatggagcgtgaaaaaaaaagaaaaagggaaggaGAAGAATAATAAGGGATCAGGGCTGTTTATAAATAGCCGTGTCACCATGTCATTGTGATTTGAGCTGCTTTGACGTAAATTGTGCATAAACTGGAATTCTATTTTAGGGAACTTCCTGCTGTGGGGACAGTTTTAAGGAGGATGGAAGGTGGGCTGTTATGaaacaacgtgtgtgtgtgtgtgtttttttgttttttttttgtctttgtcccTCAGGCAGTGGCTCTGCATCATGTCCAGACGCTCCAGCTCACCTGTCCTGCAGCACTTGTCTTGTCTGTCCCACCCCCCTTTCGTCACCCACGCGTGTCAGAAAAATCACCGGTCAGCCCTTCTGATCACACTGCACAGACTGCAGCTGTCGGCAGACCTCCGTCCCATCCATCCATCGACCCATTCATCCCTTCATCCATCACCCACATTCCAAAGCCAGTTATCCAGGTCCGGGTCACAAGGAAGCTGGAAGGCAGGTACGGCCCTTAACCCGGGCGCCAGTCCATCACAGTCTATTTAAAGCTAGCGGCTCACATAAGCTGCTCATCTTTGGACTGTGAGAGAAAACTGGAGCACCCAGAGGAGCCCCATAATCAATCCACATTGAGAAGGAACCGAGGTGCATGGGTGTAACTGTGGGCTCATTCACCCATGTGACTGGAAACCAATAATTATTCACTGTACCACAGTTACTTTCATCCTGCTGTTTGATGAACACCGGCAGTGACAATATCTCGTGGTAATGACATTTTTGAGGAGctcattaaatatcattttggCTTATTACATTGTTTACAATGCcaatgtcatgtgaccagctgctgccAATAGAGATTAGCTTTTTAATTTCAGAAGATGAATCAAGAGTTTGTCAAAATTACCTTCATGAAAAAGCATTAGCATTTAAACTGTGGTTTAATATCAGTGGAGCCGTAAAATTAGTCACTTAGTCAGGAATGCAGTTATCTGAAGTCCCAACCTGGGGAGCAATTCCGCCATGTCAGCATGTTCAGGAGTGTTTACGACACGTTTACTACACCACCGGAGGTTTCTAGCATAGAGGTTTAAACCCAAAACCCGACCTCAATAGGCATTCATAGAACTACTATGAATGTTTTATACAAATTCATCATTAAttacatgtgaaagtgaaaaagtgaaagtgtagtgaccgtcagtgtgaaacactgcaggtgAACACAGAGagattgtgtcctctgcttttaaccatcacccttggtgaggcgcccggggagcagtgtgtggggacggtgctttagcACAGGGCCATCTGTTCTTTTCTTGTGTCGCACTGATATTGCATGCTGATGTTAGACTGTTTTGGTCAATTTTACAATCAAGTTTGGTCCGGGGAAGGATTGTTTGATGGTTTGATGGTGCAAGAGAAAAACGATTCATTCCAAACGAATCTCAAGTGGCTAAAGTCCAATTGCTAAAGTACCtgcatgttattaatgcagATGGTTACATGAAATTtacggcattcatcagacgcccttatccagagcgacttacaatcagtggttacaagGGACAGTaccccaggagcaatttaggattaagtgtcttgctcagggacgcaatggtagtaagtgggatttgaacctgggtcttctggttcataggcgagtgtgttacccactaggctactaccaccccatggtGAGTTCACTGAGTGTAACTCTGGCCAAAGGTTAAGACGTGGCTTGATAGAAAGGCTCATCTCATCCGGTCAACATTGCTGGTTCAGTAcctaatttattttctttactgCAAGCcatctgacatttaaaaattgCTGCACTCTGCCAAAAAGGTTCCCTATTAATTTACCCGGCACACTGCGGCAACGTGGATTTTCGACGCCGTTCGGCCGTCAGCAAAAATGCGCCGCGCAATCCAATTTACCGCGCTCCCCTGCAGAGCCCGGATGATCTTTAACCACAACTTTACGTGAGctgtgcatttttcattttcagcgcGAACGTAAATGATGCAATTACGAGCGCTTCGCTGGCCGTCAGCTTTTTGAGCCAAACTGGCCATAAAAAGATGAGCGTGCTCATTTGCATGTCTAATTTACACACCCGGACTGTTGTTATTCTGCATATAAGTGCTAATTTGtatgtgcaaaaaaatgctaatttggAATGCTTGTTGTGTGACTTATTAATAACAAATCTACTGAGCAAAAGGGCACAAAAAGCCAAACACAAGGGTGTGCAGGGTGTTTGAGGAATATCATTATCGTCATATCATATGCAATTTCAGTACCACACATTTTTATCAGGAAACAGCACCAAACCCAGtctctgcatctgtgtgtgtgtgtgtgtgtgtgtgtgtttactatGGACTGTCGTACCCATGAGGAGCACCAGGAATTTCACACTGTATTAACTCCAGTGGCTGGTCGCAGCGATATTGATTTTCCAGCAGGCTTGTGACGAGGGAGAAAAGCAGCGGATTCAGAAAGTGAGGAGAAGACAAAAGAGAGTGATGGgagggggggtaaaaaaaaagagaggggcTCCTTGGTAAAACCATCCGTCTCGCTCGTTCgttttgcatctctctctcgctctctctctgtcaccatGAATCCCTACCTAATTCCCTCTCTTGCTTAACATCctcctttctgttttttaagTGGCTGGAGcgttcctcttcttctttttttttttttgaagacagCTGACCCAGTTTGTGCAGTTGAACATAATTACATCACCATTACCCACACTGCATCATTCCAGCCCTTCCAGGACTGGCGCTGTCTAAGATGAGCGATGTTGAGCACGGTCTCCCAACGGAAATCGGACTGttttttaaaaccacagtcACTCCCCAGCACTCCTCGCTCTTGTAGTTGCATTATTAACAGAGTGCTGaatatgcatatgcatgtgtGGCTATGGGCGTCTCAACTCAAGCATGTGCATAAATACGGTCAGCGTTTTGATTCTGAACACATGCATTAAAAGTCTTGACACACGCAAATGAGGTCtttaacacgcacacacaaacacacccacgtaTGCCATCATTCAGCACAACAGAGGATCATGTGACCTGTATGCGTTCACACTTCCAGCATCAGAATTCCAACTTCAAAAGGGATTTGTGAAGCTGCCTTTTACAGAGACGATCTGAGTTGTACATTGTACTAATCCTGCTCACAAGCtttaaataacatgttttaattAACTGGTGACACTTGCTGTTCACCAAACAGCATGCGGTAAGAATAggaatggttttttttttagttagctgcagtgtgtgggtgtggttaAAGTGGAGTCAGTGAACATGAGTTTGTGAGGTTAAGGTGGTGATGTTGTGGAGTtagctgcagtgtgtgggcgTGGTTAAGGCGGAGTCAATGAAGATGAGTTAGTGTGGTTAAGGTGGTCATGTTGTTGTGGAGTTAGCTGCAGTGAGTGGGTGTGGTTAAGGCGGAGTCAGTGAAGATGAGTTAGCATGGTTAAGGTGGTCATGTTGTTGTGGAGTTAGCTGCAGTGAGTGGGTGTGGTTAAGGCGAAGTCAGTGAAGATGAGTTAGCATGGTCAAGGTGGTGATGTTGTGGAGTtagctgcagtgtgtgggcgTGGTTAAGGCGGAGTCAGTGAAGATGAGTTAGTGTGGTTAAGGTggtcatgttgttgttgtggagtTAGCTGCAGTGAGTGGATGTGGTTAAGGCGAAGTCAGTGAAGATGAGTTAGTGTGGTTAAGGTGGTGATGTTGTGGAGTtagctgcagtgtgtgggcgTGGTTAAGGCGGAGTCAGTGAAGATGAGTTAGCGTGGTTAAGGTggtcatgttgttgttgtggagtTAGCTGCAGTGAGTGGCCGTGGTTAAGGCAGAGTCAGTGAAGATGAGTTAGCGTGGTTAAGGTGGTGATGTTGTGGAGTtagctgcagtgtgtgggcgTGGTTAAGGCGGAGTCAGTGAAGATGAGTTAGCATGGTTAAGGTGGTGATGTTGTGGAGTTAGCTGCAGTGAGTGGCCGTGGTTAAGGCAGAGTCAGTGAAGATGAGTTAGCGTGGTTAAGGTGGTGATGTTGTGGAGTtagctgcagtgtgtgggcgTGGTTAAGGCGGAGTCAGTGAAGATGAGTTAGCGTGGTTAAGGTGGTGATGTTGTGGAGTtagctgcagtgtgtgggcgTGGTTAAGGCGGAGTCAGTGAAGATGAGTTAGTGTGGTTAAGGTGGTCATGTTGTGGAGTtagctgcagtgtgtgggcgTGGTTAAGGCGGAGTCAGTGAAGATGAGTTAGCGTGGTTAAGGTGGTGATGTTGTGGAGTtagctgcagtgtgtgggcgTGGTTAAGGCGGAGTCAGTGAAGATGAGTTAGTGTGGTTAAGGTggtcatgttgttgttgtggagtTAGCGCAGTGTATGGGATTGGTTAAGGTGGAGTCAGTGAAGATGAGTTAGTGTGGTTAAGGTCGGTATTTGGTTACTGTGGAGTTAGCTGCAGTGAGTGGGTGTGTTTAATGTGGAGTCAGTGAAGACGAGTAAATGTGGTTAAGGTGGTCATGTTGTTGTTAAGTTAGCTGCAGTGAGTGGGTGTGGTTAAGGTGGAGTCAGTGAAGACAAGTTAGTGTGGTTTAGGTGGTGATGTTGTTGTGAAGTTAGCTGCAGTGAGTGGGTGTGGTTAAGGCGGAGTCAGTGAAGATACATTAGTGTGGTTAAGGTGAATATTTGGTTACTGTGGAGTTAGCTGCAGTGAGTGGGTGTGTTTAATGTGGAGTCAGTGAAGACGAGTAAATGTGGTTAAGGTGGTCATGTTGTTGTTAAGTTAGCTGCAGTGAGTGGGTGTGGTTAAGGCGGAGTCAGTGAAGATGAGTTAGCGTGGTTAAGGTggtcatgttgttgttgtggagtTAGCTGCAGTGAGTGGATGTGGTTAAGGCGGAGTCAGTGAAGACGAGTAAATGTGGTTAAGGTGGTCATGTTGTTGTTAAGTTAGCTGCAGTGAGTGGGTGTGGTTAAGGTGGAGTCAGTGAAGACAAGTTAGTGTGGTTTAGGTGGTGATGTTGTTGTGAAGTTAGCTGCAGTGAGTGGGCGTGGTTAAGGCAGAGTCAGTGAAGATACATTAGTGTGGTTAAGGTGAATATTTGGTTACTGTGGAGTTAGCTGCAGTGTATGGGTGTGTTAAAGGTGGAGTCAGGCATGTGTGGGCATGATTAAGGCAGAGTGTGGGCTGCTTCAGTGCAGACTCACCTTGCCGTTGCAGGGCTGTTGAGAGAGTTCCGATGAGCACCACAGATGCGCCGCAACCTTACACAGCTTACAGCGCAGCCCCTGTTTAGAGTTCCCTAGGGAGAGACCAACAGGCACCCAGAGACCAGAGACTGACAAAACGTTTATGAGCAAGTTTATGGTAACTCTATAGAAAGTGGTGTGTACGTTACCTGCGATGGTGTGCTTGCACTGCTGACAGGGGGTCGGTCGACGGAACGCGTGCTCCATGAAACAGTGCAGTTtctgagggggcggagccttgGAGGACAGAGATGGCGATGGGCTCAGGGATGGCGAACGGGAGGCCAGGGAGGGGTTTGGGCTGAGGGACGGCGACAACGAGGGTGAATGGTCAGACGTCACATGACACTCCTGGAAGGGcggtggggaggggggttcCTGCACAGTGGGAGGGTGCTCGGCAATGAGGTCTGGCGGCGGACGAACTTCGAAGTTAGTCCGCTGGAAGAAGTTGTCAACACTCTTGCTCCTCATTATGGTCTTGAAGGAGAGCGAGCGCTTCAGCttctgcagctgaaaaaaaaaacagagaagtgACGAGTAAACAACCTGTcacggtcacatgaccagcaacGCGGTGCTGTGAGGGTTTTATTTTCCTCGGCAGATGCAGACTCATTTATTCCAAATGAACCCCCCTCCACCTCTAGTGCCCACATCACTTTGACACAAGCAGACAATGGTGACCTGCAATACAATAGTCCCAGCGTCCACTGTGACAGTGGATTATGACTCTATTTTggatataatattataatgcgATTGCATAGTCTCAATAGTGGAAATGAACCGaggcaagagtgtgtgtgtgcgtacctTTGCCATCTGTGAGCTAGAAAACCTAAAAATGTCCTAGCAGTGTCTGAACATTTGTATTGTTACTGACGTGTGTGAGAGTCTGTGTCCAGATGCACTGTGAGAACACAGAGATCAGTTCCCAGGGGCAAAACATGTGCTACATGAAACTCTTCTCCTCCTGAACCATACAGGTTTGTACCAGCCGCGCCACCTTGATCAGCTCATGGCCTACCTGAGTGTTTCTGAACACTGGTTTTGTTTTAACCCTTGCGATCAtttttttggtccattttttaaaacctgggtcctctggttcataggcgagtgtgttacccactaggcgactaccaccctacaatctACAGGAGTAAGGCAGGAGTAACACTGGTACCAGTTCACCTAATGGGCCTGTGTTTTAACCAGTACTGAGATGAATCACCAAGTATTTGACATACGTCACAGCATTTatatcttcaggatttacaggaaaaaaaacaaagaagtgtCTGTTTGCTTGTTATCTGTTTCATGGAACTAACATTGAACTGAACCA
Coding sequences within it:
- the LOC114784965 gene encoding SH3 and cysteine-rich domain-containing protein 2-like isoform X2: MTENNEKENEPQNRDLQRSTVPAQPESKLQKLKRSLSFKTIMRSKSVDNFFQRTNFEVRPPPDLIAEHPPTVQEPPSPPPFQECHVTSDHSPSLSPSLSPNPSLASRSPSLSPSPSLSSKAPPPQKLHCFMEHAFRRPTPCQQCKHTIAGNSKQGLRCKLCKVAAHLWCSSELSQQPCNGKTGAFKRNFSSPLLTNDLLGVVKEASPSRDQDKLDIDPVYEALRYGTSLAQMSRSSFGSISESPGHKGEMQGGEERLESQIIKEEETSPEKPAPSTPASEKSEPEDRTPRRMEVHSLHTYVALYKFLPQEKDDLELQPGDRIQVMDDSNEDWWKGKSKERVGYFPANFVQRVRPGERVWRATQGFHGNREKGQMAVKESQVCVGKEDEVDGFLKVTSGKKRGLVPSTYLQEI
- the LOC114784965 gene encoding SH3 and cysteine-rich domain-containing protein 2-like isoform X1, whose amino-acid sequence is MTENNEKENEPQNRDLQRSTVPAQPESKLQKLKRSLSFKTIMRSKSVDNFFQRTNFEVRPPPDLIAEHPPTVQEPPSPPPFQECHVTSDHSPSLSPSLSPNPSLASRSPSLSPSPSLSSKAPPPQKLHCFMEHAFRRPTPCQQCKHTIAGNVHTTFYRVTINLLINVLSVSGLWVPVGLSLGNSKQGLRCKLCKVAAHLWCSSELSQQPCNGKTGAFKRNFSSPLLTNDLLGVVKEASPSRDQDKLDIDPVYEALRYGTSLAQMSRSSFGSISESPGHKGEMQGGEERLESQIIKEEETSPEKPAPSTPASEKSEPEDRTPRRMEVHSLHTYVALYKFLPQEKDDLELQPGDRIQVMDDSNEDWWKGKSKERVGYFPANFVQRVRPGERVWRATQGFHGNREKGQMAVKESQVCVGKEDEVDGFLKVTSGKKRGLVPSTYLQEI